From Candidatus Syntrophoarchaeum caldarius, the proteins below share one genomic window:
- a CDS encoding dihydrodipicolinate synthase: MLKGTYAAIITPFNRDGSLDLESLRELISFIAEKGAAGIVPCGTTGESATLTHLEHKEVIKASIDAAPSNFTVIAGTGSNNTEEAVELTKYAKDVGADATLQITPYYNKPNRKGIIGHFGAISEAADLPIILYNIKSRTGLNLPPDLIQELSEDERIIGVKEASGDISQVSKIIELTRDRDFFVLAGDDASTIPIVALGGVGVVSVAANIIPAEMSNLTAKALSGDFEGARNLHYELAPLFEALFLETNPIPVKKAASLMGLSGGTLRLPLADLSRENEIKLENVLSGMGLI, translated from the coding sequence ATGCTTAAAGGCACCTATGCCGCAATTATAACACCATTTAACCGTGATGGAAGCCTGGATCTTGAAAGTCTGCGAGAACTTATCTCGTTCATAGCAGAAAAAGGTGCTGCAGGGATTGTACCATGTGGTACAACAGGTGAATCCGCAACACTCACACATCTTGAGCATAAAGAGGTTATAAAAGCCTCGATCGATGCAGCACCATCCAACTTTACCGTAATTGCGGGAACAGGTTCGAATAACACGGAAGAAGCTGTCGAACTTACAAAGTACGCAAAAGACGTGGGAGCGGATGCCACACTTCAGATTACACCATATTACAACAAACCAAACCGAAAAGGGATCATCGGACACTTTGGTGCCATCTCTGAAGCAGCAGATCTACCGATCATACTCTATAACATCAAATCAAGGACAGGACTCAATCTCCCGCCCGATCTGATCCAGGAGTTATCAGAAGATGAACGGATAATAGGCGTTAAAGAGGCGAGTGGCGATATCTCACAGGTATCAAAGATAATCGAGCTGACAAGAGATCGCGATTTTTTTGTTCTTGCAGGTGATGATGCCTCAACCATCCCGATTGTGGCACTCGGTGGTGTGGGGGTGGTCTCAGTTGCAGCAAACATCATACCGGCAGAGATGTCTAATCTCACAGCAAAAGCGCTTTCAGGCGACTTTGAGGGGGCAAGAAATCTTCACTATGAACTTGCCCCGTTATTTGAAGCGCTCTTTCTGGAGACAAATCCAATACCAGTCAAGAAGGCTGCCTCGCTCATGGGGCTCTCAGGCGGCACCCTTCGGCTACCGCTTGCAGATCTAAGCAGAGAGAATGAGATAAAACTTGAGAACGTCCTTTCTGGAATGGGTCTTATATGA
- a CDS encoding dihydrodipicolinate reductase gives MIRVAVSGANGRMGRLIVERIKQEEGIETVAAFDLVGEGVSHPDRMSEVLSERDVDVLVDFTIADAVRLNAITAAEAGVNLVIGTTGMSDEDLEAIRSEIKDKVAAVISPNFSIGVNLLWRLIKDAADMLDGYDIAIIEAHHRTKLDAPSGTALRAAGLLQEMGKHVDLHAIRGGDIVGDHTVLFSGIGERLEITHRAHSRDAFVNGVIRAIRWVNRREQGIYSMDDVMESTTR, from the coding sequence ATGATAAGAGTTGCTGTTAGCGGCGCCAATGGCAGGATGGGGCGCCTTATCGTCGAAAGAATAAAACAGGAAGAAGGGATTGAAACTGTTGCGGCCTTCGATCTCGTTGGAGAGGGAGTTTCGCATCCCGACAGGATGAGTGAAGTCCTTAGCGAGCGGGATGTCGATGTGCTTGTTGATTTCACGATTGCAGATGCCGTGCGTCTGAATGCAATTACAGCTGCAGAAGCCGGTGTTAATCTTGTTATTGGAACAACTGGCATGAGTGATGAAGATCTTGAAGCGATTAGATCTGAGATCAAAGATAAAGTTGCGGCTGTGATCTCACCTAACTTCTCGATCGGTGTGAACCTTCTGTGGAGACTCATCAAAGATGCTGCAGATATGCTCGATGGCTATGATATCGCAATCATCGAAGCACACCACAGAACAAAGCTTGATGCACCCAGTGGTACCGCGCTCAGAGCCGCAGGACTACTTCAGGAAATGGGAAAACATGTAGATCTCCATGCGATAAGAGGTGGAGATATCGTCGGGGATCATACGGTGCTCTTCTCTGGCATCGGGGAACGGCTTGAGATCACACATCGTGCACATAGCAGAGATGCGTTCGTGAATGGTGTGATCCGTGCGATCAGATGGGTCAATAGAAGGGAACAGGGGATCTACTCGATGGATGATGTTATGGAATCCACTACTCGCTGA
- a CDS encoding N-acetyl-gamma-glutamyl-phosphate reductase, whose translation MIKVGIIGGSGYTGLELIRILLNHPEVEIAAVTSRRFAEKAIADIYPHLTGLIDLKFEDVSIDSIAVRTDIIFTAVPHTRAMAYVPEILKHGCRVIDLSADYRLDPAVYEDVYGVPHSDPRSGVVYGLCEINPAPEGANLVANPGCYPTGAILAAAPLVRAGIVNRVIFDSKSGVSGAGAEPTAVSHYPNLAENIKPYKVTAHRHLHEMIQELKELNPAKISFTPHVIPSIRGILTTAHIILEEDVDEDEVQAIFDKFYGDKPFVRLKGIPDLTSVRGSNFCDIGFQLQEGSDRLVVISAIDNLVKGASGQAVQNMNLVFGLDERTGLMNPCLYP comes from the coding sequence ATGATCAAAGTTGGTATAATCGGCGGTTCGGGTTATACAGGTCTTGAACTCATAAGAATCCTTCTTAACCACCCGGAAGTTGAGATCGCTGCTGTAACATCGAGAAGATTTGCAGAAAAAGCGATTGCTGACATATACCCACATCTCACAGGGCTGATCGACCTGAAGTTTGAAGATGTCTCGATTGACTCGATCGCCGTACGCACAGATATCATCTTCACCGCTGTACCGCACACGCGTGCAATGGCGTATGTACCAGAGATCTTAAAACATGGATGCCGGGTGATCGATCTGAGTGCTGATTACAGGCTTGATCCGGCGGTCTATGAAGATGTTTATGGGGTCCCACACAGCGATCCAAGAAGTGGTGTTGTTTATGGTCTGTGCGAGATTAATCCAGCACCTGAAGGCGCAAATCTTGTTGCAAATCCAGGTTGCTATCCAACAGGTGCAATTCTCGCAGCAGCACCGCTTGTTAGAGCTGGAATTGTCAATCGAGTTATCTTCGACTCGAAATCTGGCGTATCAGGGGCAGGTGCTGAACCTACTGCAGTATCACACTACCCGAATCTCGCAGAGAACATAAAACCATACAAGGTCACAGCACATCGACACCTGCATGAGATGATCCAGGAACTTAAAGAACTTAATCCAGCAAAGATCAGTTTCACGCCGCATGTTATTCCATCGATCCGGGGAATTCTCACGACCGCACACATCATTCTCGAAGAAGACGTCGATGAGGATGAGGTACAGGCAATCTTCGATAAATTCTACGGCGATAAACCATTTGTTAGACTTAAGGGGATCCCCGATCTTACCTCTGTCAGGGGATCTAACTTCTGTGATATTGGTTTTCAACTCCAGGAAGGGTCAGATAGGCTCGTTGTAATCTCTGCAATTGATAATCTTGTTAAGGGTGCATCAGGACAGGCAGTTCAGAATATGAACCTTGTCTTTGGGCTGGATGAGCGAACCGGACTGATGAATCCCTGTCTATATCCATGA
- a CDS encoding Radical SAM domain protein — MTIDVSYLAISDKRCTVQFAGCNFRCRGCFSKERQKGGKTMRGKELAAYIPPDKEVMLAGGEPTINREGLLELIDELEQDRVILSTNGYLLDAELIDQIKNVTVHIDLKALNPELHRWYTGMDNRNVLEAIRLLYEKGLDFEVSTVYIPGIVDAPEIEAIARFLASVGDIALKIMRYVPVGDLSRRPLDSEIEEAMKRGAKYLDNVSSSIENRSHPSGERIIIVP; from the coding sequence ATGACTATCGATGTTTCATACCTCGCAATATCAGATAAGCGATGTACGGTGCAGTTCGCAGGCTGTAACTTCAGATGCAGGGGCTGTTTCAGCAAAGAACGGCAAAAAGGTGGAAAAACGATGAGAGGTAAAGAACTTGCAGCGTACATACCGCCTGATAAAGAGGTTATGCTTGCAGGCGGTGAACCAACGATCAATCGGGAGGGGTTACTTGAACTCATAGATGAGCTGGAGCAGGATAGAGTTATTCTCTCCACAAATGGCTACCTGCTGGATGCAGAACTCATCGACCAGATCAAGAATGTCACCGTACATATAGACCTGAAAGCGCTTAATCCTGAACTGCATCGATGGTACACAGGTATGGACAACCGGAATGTTCTTGAGGCGATACGTCTCCTCTATGAGAAGGGGCTTGATTTTGAGGTGAGTACAGTCTATATCCCAGGCATCGTGGATGCCCCCGAGATCGAAGCTATCGCCCGTTTTCTCGCATCAGTGGGAGATATTGCCCTGAAGATCATGAGGTACGTGCCTGTTGGAGATCTCTCACGAAGACCTTTAGACAGCGAGATAGAGGAAGCGATGAAGCGTGGAGCGAAGTATCTTGATAATGTCTCAAGTTCGATTGAAAACAGGAGTCATCCATCGGGTGAACGTATTATTATAGTTCCATGA